From Capsicum annuum cultivar UCD-10X-F1 unplaced genomic scaffold, UCD10Xv1.1 ctg66517, whole genome shotgun sequence, the proteins below share one genomic window:
- the LOC124893860 gene encoding uncharacterized protein LOC124893860: MLRRDSLKWRGYGYYHEFRIPTGVTEEPYVTRIVLVYQNLGNWSSFYYPLPGNYIYLTPVLGILAYDAMDMCTKNKLQLKIHVSENPIDIRFSNVQPEPEGSLLKCVYFNSDNSIEFGNVTNGNICSTRKQGHFVIVAEVPVAPSPAPSADGNHNQLSSEVLTISLGFLGFAFLGVLFVVAQKYILLETSPILDDSAAMIVPLLGAANVQTEVPMPEEDRSSSENDYAIRPLPENDYVPQINPKL; the protein is encoded by the coding sequence ATGCTTAGAAGAGATAGCTTAAAATGGAGAGGCTATGGTTACTATCATGAATTTCGTATTCCGACTGGGGTCACTGAGGAGCCATATGTAACAAGGATTGTTCTTGTCTACCAAAATCTTGGTAATTGGTCGTCGTTTTACTATCCTTTGCCTGGTAATTATATTTATCTAACGCCAGTTTTGGGTATTTTGGCTTATGATGCGATGGATATGTGTACCAAAAATAAACTGCAACTGAAAATTCATGTATCGGAAAATCCTATAGACATCAGGTTCAGTAATGTGCAGCCTGAACCAGAGGGGTCTTTGCTCAAGTGTGTGTATTTTAACTCGGATAACTCGATTGAATTTGGAAATGTGACTAATGGAAATATCTGCTCAACTAGAAAACAAGGCCACTTTGTTATAGTTGCCGAAGTGCCAGTTGCTCCTAGCCCTGCTCCTTCTGCTGATGGAAATCATAATCAACTCAGCTCTGAAGTGTTGACTATTTCATTGGGATTTCTTGGTTTTGCTTTTTTGGGAGTATTATTTGTTGTTGCACAGAAGTATATATTACTGGAAACAAGTCCGATTTTGGATGATTCGGCAGCGATGATTGTACCCTTACTGGGGGCAGCTAATGTGCAAACAGAGGTGCCAATGCCTGAGGAAGATAGATCTTCCTCAGAGAACGATTATGCGATTAGACCGTTGCCGGAGAACGACTATGTGCCTCAGATTAATCCGAAACTTTAG